Proteins encoded within one genomic window of Ranitomeya variabilis isolate aRanVar5 chromosome 4, aRanVar5.hap1, whole genome shotgun sequence:
- the CROCC gene encoding rootletin isoform X2 — MQIRLEVHRGRALLGAQGAGTELTQLRRRAGLLPWLRALSAQVLGSREHKTLTVRGDSADPRPARLPARIREIVTRNLSPPPDTDMSSLLSLQEENRILQQELSRVEDLLAQSRAERDELAIKYNAISERLEQNLRLETGERERDSLETRSLAQQNVELRRRLEEEQAAYKRKLQAYQEGQQRQAQLVQKLQAKVLQYKKRCGEVEQQLLERSTELEQERLSSRLEMTDSRLRQEEESSNELESALIRLEEEQQRSASLTQVNVMLREQLDQANTANQALSEDLRKLTSDWSKARDELEQKESEWRREEESFNSYFSNEHSRLLSLWRQVVGFRRHFSEMKTMTERDLSAMQKQLSQSCRSLHASCLSVSSSLRLAESSGVVERQALQMAQLDEHLKDKVRDMIQLQAACDAEKAELSARAAEMKKTIERLQSDSRDKELTIRQLQEQERSRVDERVTLVGEEVEALRCERETLQETLRELTQAVLSDADSGLQLSTSEKTFELLDSEGPGLSLRGLSSSLRTSSPIRRPSPNRSSSPRRSLSPAFRDSALSAVHSALQRRQLLIQELRGRLEAGQETVGTLRKQLSDGENDRRVLEQKITQLQKDLDSSTMSKDDAELTLSRLRSNLEQLNSDRTALERSVHNLQDQLETQRQEAEKLQLANSDLQRQRDLLQEEKDDLCQDLDRAKREVDRGNKSQELLDVRLSDLRKELVWVKEVLHQSNLEKEVLETEKTDIAQALSKAEIHRAELELALNRQRTEEACVRDALSKMSALNESLAQDKTELNRVIAQLEQQRSSLQGQKHEVEQEKASIRDELVRLEQEKLELDSERYGLDNSLQAMEQSREKLLQEQQVLRKDRANVQEQLGQLSRQRNVLSEDLVQSRREVELQSESLLRASREKEALMKEKGSLVVQLTASERENRAQAEEMAALRSEKEALETALFDVQQQLAHITHRREQLEGEAQGLRLAKEALQVEASAAQRLMEAEIVKLEQDKEAMSQKLLCIEEEAKITLKSREKAHEDDVERLLQEKDAVRLELQAEKEELLRRLTQEREELLARYETEREELSEEIAVLQQERDDGLLQAESEKQQALSLKESEKVTLSEKLGSAHSTMAALTLEMERHKRESQARQEQERNAIVALNSELKTLRVQYEESLASHERELKTLHEQIRELGRQRESALREVDELKTQLCVVEDARDAVRRELIESHRRVRENQEAAELHKKEVLELRRSLNDESKEKEAVQRSNEELRGAVRRAESERISLKRSNEEKVQRCSVLEESRAASEKDSADLRSSLREVERSRLEARRELQDLRRQLKVLDDEGAQRGRDLAEVQARLSLCEQREEEARRDGFTLKQKLMETESGRDAARKELSALQRKLSEVEGDFSLRERELQGNLEEARGNEKKLLDNSRNLEIKLLASQEEAVQLGLRLSASEGRVHGLEAELSRLEGLKRELEFKLGSVHSALRRTLGIGRTGRTPSPAVRGRSGSPKRTFSPLKGYDNTYTTTTDGRGSPIPRTGSPERSKTPERATSPTRGEPLTADIDPEVIRGALRDFLQELRDTQRERDDLRTQAGAAARQMVEMEAEKDGATTRVQQLQKVLSEVEEGKRATDGKLSNVQTTLILQEESLQRYDRERKMALEKVASLERSLQAAESEQRVAQEKVNKMKTNEAKLDGDKRRLKEVLDAAENRNTKLELSRRRLEGELQRVRLVLADREAEMQETQQQIEGLQRQVSDSEVKVGSLQMCVDRLNMTLGRVQDSENSLKEKVQSLSAALSESVSSSSSSQKKMGQLQKMVTTSDHERRILQERLEAARLTVADGKKQNAGLIEQMQELKDKMADGELRRTELEGQVRHLQELLRQHQECDGVSVRNLQKLQEERDVLQERLCGLQRAVAQLEGEKREMERSSLRLEKDKSALKKMLDKVEREKLKTAEDTLRLSAERGLLDRSLTTVEQELAEAQSQVQALEAQIADMEQTHSQSLMEAAARHRQELQVEIERLRSAQTQAERTLDAREKAHRQRIRGLEEQISTLKEQLQQELRRGQSHYAPPLLSGK, encoded by the exons atgcaaatcaggctggaggTGCACAGGGGGCGGGCACTGCTGGGTGCACAGGGGGCGGGGACTGAACTGACACAACTCAGGCGCAGGGCCGGGCTGCTGCCATGGTTACGG GCGCTCTCCGCCCAGGTGCTCGGATCCCGGGAACACAAGACCCTCACAGTCCGCGGAGACTCTGCAGACCCCCGACCTGCCCGTCTGCCGGCGCGAATCCGAGAGATCGTCACCCGGAACCTGAGCCCTCCGCCGGACACTG ACATGTCGTCACTTCTGTCTCTACAAGAGGAGAACCGCATCCTGCAACAGGAGCTGTCGCGGGTGGAGGACCTGCTGGCGCAGAGCCGGGCGGAGCGGGACGAGCTCGCCATCAAATACAACGCCATCAGCGAGCGG CTGGAGCAGAACCTACGGCTGGAGACCGGCGAGCGCGAAAGAGATTCCCTGGAGACGCGGAGCCTGGCGCAGCAGAATGTGGAGCTGCGGCGGCGACTGGAGGAGGAGCAGGCGGCGTACAAGCGTAAGCTCCAGGCCTATCAGGAGGGGCAGCAGCGGCAGGCCCAGCTCGTACAGAAGCTCCAGGCCAAG GTCCTGCAGTACAAGAAACGGTGCGGAGAGGTGGAACAGCAGCTTCTAGAACGTTCCACGGAGCTGGAGCAGGAACGTCTGAGC AGCCGCCTGGAGATGACGGACTCGCGGCTGCGGCAGGAGGAGGAGAGCAGCAATGAGCTGGAGAGCGCTCTGATCCGCCTGGAGGAGGAGCAGCAGAG AAGCGCCAGCCTGACCCAGGTGAACGTGATGCTGCGCGAGCAGCTGGACCAGGCCAACACCGCCAACCAGGCGCTGAGTGAGGACCTGCGCAAACTGACGTCCGACTGGTCCAAAGCCCGTGACGAGCTGGAGCAGAAGGAGAGCGAGTGGAGGCGCGAGGAGGAG TCCTTTAACTCCTACTTCAGCAATGAGCACAGTCGTCTGCTGTCGCTGTGGAGACAGGTTGTCGGCTTCAGGAGACACTTCAGTGAGATGAAGACCATGACGGAGAG GGACCTGTCGGCGATGCAGAAGCAGCTGTCGCAGTCCTGTCGCTCGCTGCATGCCTCCTGCCTGAGCGTGAGCAGCTCCCTGCGTCTGGCGGAGAGCAGCGGTGTGGTGGAGAGACAGGCGCTACAGATGGCCCAGCTGGACGAGCACCTCAAGGACAAAGTGCGGGACATGATCCAGCTGCAAGCAGCGTGCGACGCCGAGAAAGCCGAGCTCAGCGCGAG GGCAGCAGAGATGAAGAAGACGATTGAGCGGCTGCAGAGCGACAGCAGAGACAAGGAGCTGACGATCCGACAGCTGCAAGAGCAG GAGAGGAGTCGGGTGGACGAGCGAGTGACGCTGGTAGGAGAAGAGGTGGAAGCGCTGAGGTGTGAGAGGGAGACGCTGCAGGAGACGCTGCGGGAGCTGACGCAG GCCGTCCTCAGTGATGCAGACAGTGGTCTTCAGCTCTCCACCAGTGAAAAGACCTTCGAGCTTCTGGACAGTGAGGGTCCGGGGCTCAGCCTGAGGGGTCTCTCCAGCAGCCTGCGCACATCCTCTCCCATCCGCCGCCCCTCTCCGAACCGCAGCAGCTCCCCGAGACGCAGCCTGTCTCCGGCCTTCCGTGACTCCGCGCTGTCCGCCGTGCACTCGGCTCTCCAGAGGCGCCAGCTGCTGATCCAG GAGCTGCGGGGGCGGCTGGAGGCCGGGCAGGAGACGGTGGGCACGCTGCGGAAACAGCTGAGTGACGGCGAGAACGACCGCAGGGTCCTGGAGCAGAAAATAACGCAACTGCAGAAAGATCTGGACTCGTCCACTATGAGCAAAGATGACGCGGAGCTGACGCTCTCCAGACTGCGCAGCAACTTGGAGCAGCTGAACAG TGACCGCACCGCCCTGGAGCGCAGCGTCCACAACCTGCAGGACCAGCTGGAGACGCAGCGTCAGGAGGCTGAGAAGCTGCAGCTTGCGAACAGCGACCTACAGCGGCAGAGAGACCTCCTACAGGAGGAGAAGGATGACCTCTGCCAGGACCTTGACCGAGCCAAGCGAGAGGTGGACAGAGG GAACAAGAGCCAGGAGCTGCTGGATGTGAGGCTTTCGGACCTCAGGAAAGAGCTGGTCTGGGTGAAAGAGGTTCTGCATCAGTCCAACCTGGAGAAGGAGGTGCTGGAGACCGAGAAGACGGACATCGCCCAGGCGCTATCCAAG GCGGAGATACACCGGGCCGAGCTGGAGCTGGCGCTGAACCGGCAGAGGACGGAGGAGGCTTGTGTGCGAGATGCGTTGTCCAAGATGAGTGCCCTGAACGAGAGCCTGGCCCAGGACAAGACCGAGCTCAACAGGGTCATAGCTCAG CTGGAGCAGCAGCGATCCTCCCTGCAGGGGCAGAAGCATGAAGTGGAGCAGGAGAAGGCCTCCATCAGGGACGAGCTGGTCCGCCTGGAGCAGGAGAAGCTGGAGCTGGACAGCGAGCGCTACGGGCTGGATAACTCCCTGCAGGCCATGGAGCAGAGCCGGGAGAAGCTTCTGCAGGAGCAGCAGGTGCTGCGCAAAGACCGGGCCAATGTGCAAGAGCAGCTGGGGCAG TTGAGCCGTCAGAGGAATGTCCTCAGCGAGGACCTGGTGCAGAGTCGCAGGGAGGTGGAGCTGCAGAGCGAGAGCCTCCTCCGCGCCTCCAGAGAGAAAGAGGCGCTGATGAAAGAGAAAGGCAGCCTGGTGGTCCAGCTGACCGCCTCCGAGAGAGAGAACCGGGCGCAGGCGGAGGAGATGGCCGCCCTCAG GTCGGAGAAGGAAGCGCTGGAAACGGCCCTGTTCGACGTCCAGCAGCAGCTCGCCCACATCACCCACCGCCGAGAACAGCTGGAGGGAGAGGCGCAGGGTCTGCGGCTGGCGAAGGAGGCGTTACAGG TGGAGGCCAGCGCAGCACAGAGGCTGATGGAGGCCGAGATCGTGAAGCTGGAGCAGGACAAGGAGGCCATGAGCCAGAAACTGCTCTGCATAGAGGAGGAAGCGAAGATCACCCTGAAGAGCAGAGAGAAGGCGCACGAAGACGACGTGGAGCGGCTGCTGCAGGAGAAG GATGCCGTCCGCCTGGAGCTGCAGGCGGAGAAGGAAGAGTTACTCCGCCGGCTGACGCAGGAGCGCGAGGAGCTGCTGGCGCGGTACGAGACGGAGCGCGAGGAGCTGAGCGAGGAGATAGCGGTGCTGCAGCAGGAGCGCGACGACGGCTTGTTACAGGCGGAGAGCGAGAAGCAGCAG GCTTTATCACTGAAGGAGTCCGAAAAAGTCACTCTAAGTGAGAAACTGGGCAGCGCTCACAGCACAATGGCCGCCCTGACCCTGGAGATGGAGCGACACAAGCGGGAGAGCCAGGCGAGGCAAGAGCAGGAGCGG AATGCCATCGTCGCCCTGAACTCTGAGCTGAAGACTCTCCGGGTGCAGTATGAAGAATCTCTGGCGTCTCATGAGCGAGAGCTGAAGACTCTCCATGAACAAATCCGCGAGCTGGGGCGACAGCGAGAGTCGGCGCTGCGGGAG GTAGACGAGCTAAAGACTCAGCTGTGTGTGGTGGAGGACGCCAGGGACGCCGTGCGCCGGGAGCTGATCGAATCTCACCGTCGTGTGCGGGAAAATCAAGAGGCGGCCGAGCTCCACAAGAAGGAAGTCCTGGAGCTGCGCCGATCGCTCAACGATGAGTCCAAAGAGAAGGAAGCCGTGCAGAGATCCAACGAGGAGCTGCGGGGAGCAGTGCGGCGGGCCGAGAGCGAGCGCATCAG CTTGAAGCGCTCTAATGAGGAGAAGGTGCAGAGATGTTCGGTGCTGGAAGAGTCTCGCGCAGCTTCAGAGAAGGACTCTGCGGATCTGCGCAGCAGCCTGCGGGAGGTGGAGCGCTCTCGGCTGGAGGCGCGGAGGGAACTGCAGGATCTGCGCAGACAG CTgaaggttctggatgatgagggtgCTCAGCGCGGCCGGGATCTGGCTGAGGTGCAGGCGCGTCTTTCTCTGTGTGAACAGCGCGAAGAAGAGGCGCGCAGAGACGGCTTCACCCTGAAACAGAAGCTCATGGAGACGGAGAGCGGCCGCGATGCCGCCAGGAAGGAG CTCAGCGCCCTCCAGAGGAAGCTGTCAGAAGTGGAGGGCGACTTCAGCCTCCGGGAGAGGGAGCTTCAGGGCAACCTGGAGGAAGCGCGGGGCAACGAGAAGAAGCTGCTGGACAACAGCCGCAACCTGGAGATCAAGCTGCTGGCGTCCCAGGAGGAGGCCGTCCAGTTGGGCCTGAGGCTGAGCGCCAGCGAGGGCCGCGTGCACGGGCTGGAGGCCGAACTGTCCCGGCTCGAGGGGCTGAAGAGGGAGCTGGAGTTTAAGCTCGGCAGCGTCCACTCCGCCCTGAGGAGGACTCTGGGGATCGGCCGCACCGGACGTACGCCGAGCCCAGCTGTGAGGGGCCGCAGTGGCTCCCCCAAGAGGACGTTCTCCCCACTGAAGG GATATGACAACACCTACACCACCACCACTGACGGGCGCGGCAGCCCCATCCCCCGCACAGGAAGCCCGGAACGCAGCAAGACCCCCGAGAGGGCGACGTCTCCCACACGCGGGGAGCCGCTGACAGCTGACATTGACCCGGAGGTGATTCGTGGCGCCCTGCGGGACTTCCTGCAAGAACTGCGGGACACTCAGCGAGAGCGG GACGATCTGCGCACCCAGGCGGGCGCCGCGGCTCGGCAGATGGTGGAGATGGAGGCTGAGAAGGATGGAGCAACCACCCGGGTGCAGCAGCTGCAGAAAGTGCTGTCAGAGGTGGAGGAGG GGAAGCGCGCCACGGACGGGAAGCTCAGCAACGTGCAGACCACCCTCATCCTGCAGGAGGAATCGCTGCAACGTTACGACAGGGAGCGCAAGATGGCATTGGAGAAAGTGGCCAGCCTGGAGCGTAGCCTACAGGCGGCCGAGAGCGAGCAGCGGGTGGCCCAG GAAAAAGTAAATAAAATGAAAACAAACGAAGCAAAACTCGACGGAGACAAACGGCGCCTGAAGGAAGTGCTGGACGCTGCCGAGAATCGCAACACGAAGCTGGAGCTGTCCCGGAGGAGACTGGAAGGAGAACTGCAGAGGGTCCGGCTGGTCCTGGCCGATCGCGAGGCTGAGATGCAAGAAACGCAGCAGCAGATAGAAGGGCTGCAGAGACAG GTGTCGGACAGCGAGGTGAAGGTGGGCTCTCTGCAGATGTGTGTAGACCGCCTGAACATGACACTAGGGAGGGTCCAGGACAGTGAGAACTCGTTGAAGGAGAAGGTGCAAAGTTTGTCGGCCGCGCTCTCGGAGAGTGTATCCAGCAGCAGCTCCTCGCAAAAGAAGATGGGGCAGCTGCAGAAGATGGTGACCACCAGCGACCATGAGCGCCGCATCCTGCAG GAGCGTCTGGAGGCAGCGCGGCTCACCGTGGCGGATGGGAAGAAGCAGAACGCGGGGTTAATTGAGCAGATGCAGGAACTAAAGGACAAAATGGCTGATGGAGAACTGCGCCGCACGGAGCTGGAAGGACAAGTGCGCCACCTGCAGGAG CTTCTTCGGCAGCATCAGGAATGTGACGGCGTCTCTGTGCGCAACCTCCAGAAGCTGCAGGAAGAGCGCGACGTTCTGCAGGAGCGGCTGTGCGGGCTGCAGCGGGCGGTGGCTCAGCTGGAGGGCGAGAAGCGGGAGATGGAGCGTTCAtctctgcggctggagaaggacaaGAGCGCCCTGAAGAAGATGCTGGACAAG GTGGAGCGAGAGAAGCTGAAGACGGCGGAGGACACGTTGCGCCTGTCCGCCGAGCGTGGTCTCCTGGATCGGTCACTGACTACGGTGGAGCAGGAGCTGGCGGAGGCGCAGAGCCAGGTGCAGGCGCTGGAG GCGCAGATCGCAGACATGGAGCAGACGCATTCTCAGAGCCTGATGGAGGCGGCCGCGCGGCATCGGCAGGAGCTGCAGGTGGAGATTGAGAGACTGCGGAGCGCGCAGACCCAGGCCGAGCGCACGCTGGATGCCAGGGAGAAAGCACACCGCCAGCGGATCCGTggcctggaggaacag ATCTCCACCCTGAAGGAGCAGCTGCAGCAGGAACTGCGCCGGGGCCAGTCTCACTATGCGCCGCCGCTGCTCTCCGGGAAGTGA